A genomic stretch from Strix aluco isolate bStrAlu1 chromosome 12, bStrAlu1.hap1, whole genome shotgun sequence includes:
- the ASB7 gene encoding ankyrin repeat and SOCS box protein 7 isoform X3: MLHHHCRRNPELQEELQIQAAVAAGDVHTVRKMLEQGYSPNGRDANGWTLLHFSAARGKERCVRVFLEHGADPTVKDLIGGFTALHYAAMHGRARIARLMLESEYRSDIINAKSNDGWTPLHVAAHYGRDSFVRLLLEFKAEVDPLSDKGTTPLQLAIIRERSSCVKILLDHNANIDIQNGFLLRYAVIKSNHSYCRMFLQRGADTNLGRLEDGQTPLHLSALRDDVLCAQMLYNYGADTNTRNYEGQTPLAVSISISGSSRPCLDFLQEVTNATKNETAQKLARSMPN; this comes from the exons ATGTTACACCATCACTGTCGGAGAAACCCTGAACTACAGGAAGAGTTGCAGATTCAGGCTGCAGTTGCTGCTGGCGATGTTCACACCGTGCGCAAGATGCTGGAGCAAGGATATTCTCCAAATGGTCGAGATGCCAATGGCTGGACCTTGCTTCATTTCTCTGCagcaagagggaaagagagatgtGTCCGTGTTTTCCTTGAACATGGAG cTGATCCCACGGTTAAGGACTTAATTGGAGGCTTCACTGCTCTGCATTATGCAGCCATGCATGGCCGAGCGAGGATTGCACGCTTGATGTTGGAATCTGAATATAGAAGTGACATTATTAATGCAAAAAGCAACGATGGTTGGACTCCCCTCCATGTAGCAGCCCACTATGGCAGAGACTCATTTGTCAGACTCCTGTTGGAGTTCAAGGCTGAGGTTGATCCGCTCAGTGATAAAGGTACTACACCGCTTCAGCTGGCCATTATCCGAGAGAGGTCAAGCTGTGTGAAAATCCTTCTGGATCACAATGCCAACATCGACATTCAAAATGGTTTCCTGTTACGATACGCTGTGATCAAAAGCAATCACTCTTACTGCCGAATGTTCCTTCAGAGAGGGGCGGATACAAACTTGGGTCGCTTGGAAGATGGACAGACACCCTTACACTTGTCTGCTCTTAGAGATGATGTGCTTTGTGCACAAATGTTGTATAATTACGGAGCAGACACTAACACAAGGAACTATGAAGGACAGACCCCACTGGCTGTTTCAATAAGTATTTCTGGAAGTAGCCGACCCTGTCTGGATTTCTTACAAGAAGTGACAA
- the ASB7 gene encoding ankyrin repeat and SOCS box protein 7 isoform X4 has protein sequence MLHHHCRRNPELQEELQIQAAVAAGDVHTVRKMLEQGYSPNGRDANGWTLLHFSAARGKERCVRVFLEHGADPTVKDLIGGFTALHYAAMHGRARIARLMLESEYRSDIINAKSNDGWTPLHVAAHYGRDSFVRLLLEFKAEVDPLSDKGTTPLQLAIIRERSSCVKILLDHNANIDIQNGFLLRYAVIKSNHSYCRMFLQRGADTNLGRLEDGQTPLHLSALRDDVLCAQMLYNYGADTNTRNYEGQTPLAVSISISGSSRPCLDFLQEVTSIVICNNCSC, from the exons ATGTTACACCATCACTGTCGGAGAAACCCTGAACTACAGGAAGAGTTGCAGATTCAGGCTGCAGTTGCTGCTGGCGATGTTCACACCGTGCGCAAGATGCTGGAGCAAGGATATTCTCCAAATGGTCGAGATGCCAATGGCTGGACCTTGCTTCATTTCTCTGCagcaagagggaaagagagatgtGTCCGTGTTTTCCTTGAACATGGAG cTGATCCCACGGTTAAGGACTTAATTGGAGGCTTCACTGCTCTGCATTATGCAGCCATGCATGGCCGAGCGAGGATTGCACGCTTGATGTTGGAATCTGAATATAGAAGTGACATTATTAATGCAAAAAGCAACGATGGTTGGACTCCCCTCCATGTAGCAGCCCACTATGGCAGAGACTCATTTGTCAGACTCCTGTTGGAGTTCAAGGCTGAGGTTGATCCGCTCAGTGATAAAGGTACTACACCGCTTCAGCTGGCCATTATCCGAGAGAGGTCAAGCTGTGTGAAAATCCTTCTGGATCACAATGCCAACATCGACATTCAAAATGGTTTCCTGTTACGATACGCTGTGATCAAAAGCAATCACTCTTACTGCCGAATGTTCCTTCAGAGAGGGGCGGATACAAACTTGGGTCGCTTGGAAGATGGACAGACACCCTTACACTTGTCTGCTCTTAGAGATGATGTGCTTTGTGCACAAATGTTGTATAATTACGGAGCAGACACTAACACAAGGAACTATGAAGGACAGACCCCACTGGCTGTTTCAATAAGTATTTCTGGAAGTAGCCGACCCTGTCTGGATTTCTTACAAGAAGTGACAA GTATTGTAATCTGTAATAATTGCAGCTGTTAG